From one Triticum aestivum cultivar Chinese Spring chromosome 4B, IWGSC CS RefSeq v2.1, whole genome shotgun sequence genomic stretch:
- the LOC123094584 gene encoding putative pentatricopeptide repeat-containing protein At1g10330 — MWTGSPYSFAVLERLLQDHFSAPRRLLQVHALLLTSGALSTSHAAATFPYNCLIHAHLRLPASTVTPLCAPLRLFSAMLAAGARPNSHTFPSLLRSASASGPATTALHAQCLRRGLTADRFVACSLVSSYGRAGRLARDASKVFDEMASPDLASSNAMLDVLCLAGDVAAAREFFERMVVRDVVSWTTLISGLSRNGCHWDAVEAFRGFLVHNRGLLAEATLVSVLSACANLDGAEGLAVGMAVHAYVVRHEVDLTAFLGTALIDMYGKYGKLDCCRRAFQIVCEKEVCTWNALLSALANHGKETEALVKFNMMIVGGFLPNQITFLALLTGCARAGLVEIGLYWFETMVTEYKVTPMMAHYGCVVDLLGRAGRFMEAIERIERMPFLPDASVWGALLGACKLHGNVELVAEIGRKLVALGAQQSDRFVTIRNIYLENGNWCAATRMGEVMHEAGIKKTAGQSSVVFHSSAIP, encoded by the coding sequence GTCCATGCCCTCCTCCTCACCTCCGGCGCGCTCTCCacctcccacgccgccgccaccttcccctACAACTGCCTCATCCATGCCCACCTCCGCCTCCCCGCTTCCACCGTTACCCCGCTATGCGCCCCCCTCCGCCTCTTCTCGGCCATGCTCGCCGCCGGAGCGCGCCCCAACAGCCACACGTTCCCTTCCCTCCTcaggtccgcctccgcctccggaccagccACCACGGCTCTCCACGCGCAGTGCCTCCGCCGCGGGCTTACGGCCGATCGCTTCGTTGCATGCTCGCTCGTCAGCTCCTATGGCCGAGCTGGCCGTCTCGCGCGTGACGCTTctaaggtgttcgacgaaatggccaGCCCGGATCTGGCCTCCTCTAACGCCATGCTTGATGTGCTGTGCCTTGCCGGGGACGTGGCTGCGGCTAGAGAGTTCTTTGAGCGGATGGTGGTGAGGGATGTGGTGTCATGGACGACACTCATCTCTGGGTTATCGAGGAATGGGTGCCACTGGGATGCTGTCGAGGCCTTCAGGGGATTTTTGGTACACAACAGGGGACTGCTCGCGGAGGCCACGTTGGTCAGCGTGCTCTCAGCTTGTGCAAACTTGGATGGTGCCGAGGGGCTTGCGGTCGGAATGGCCGTTCACGCTTATGTCGTTCGCCATGAGGTTGACCTCACAGCGTTCTTGGGCACGGCGTTGATCGACATGTATGGGAAGTACGGGAAGCTTGACTGTTGCAGGAGAGCCTTTCAGATTGTATGCGAGAAGGAGGTCTGTACGTGGAATGCATTGCTCTCTGCACTGGCTAATCATGGGAAAGAGACTGAAGCACTGGTCAAGTTCAACATGATGATAGTTGGAGGGTTCTTGCCGAACCAGATCACATTTCTCGCTCTACTGACAGGTTGTGCTCGAGCAGGATTGGTGGAGATTGGGTTATACTGGTTCGAGACGATGGTGACTGAATACAAGGTGACTCCAATGATGGCCCATTATGGATGTGTTGTGGACCTGTTAGGCCGTGCTGGCCGCTTTATGGAGGCCATTGAGAGGATAGAGCGGATGCCCTTTCTGCCTGATGCTTCTGTGTGGGGCGCGCTTCTTGGTGCTTGCAAGCTCCATGGAAATGTGGAGCTTGTTGCTGAGATCGGGCGAAAACTAGTGGCTCTTGGTGCTCAGCAATCCGATCGGTTTGTGACTATCAGGAATATTTATCTAGAAAATGGGAATTGGTGTGCTGCGACGAGAATGGGCGAGGTGATGCATGAGGCCGGGATCAAGAAGACAGCAGGGCAAAGTAGTGTTGTGTTCCACAGCTCTGCCATTCCTTGA